The genomic region TAGTACTCGGCAGAAAGTGAGAGCCTGGGAAGCAGATGATGGAATCCGCGCAACGCAAGTAAATAGCCAAAGAAAGCCATGGCGCATCTCAACGTCATCATGGTCACCGACCTCCTTCTCTCCCAATCCGGTTTCGCCAACCACTATTTCAGAGAATACTACATGTCCAAATTCTTTCGGGTATTAtactattatcattattattatctatCCACAATGTTAGCTTCTTAGAATCATTATTCAGAAATCGTTCGAGGTTCTGAGCCCCGATTTGCTTCTGGTGCTGGGCGACGTCTCCGCGGGAGGCTCGGAGCTAACGAGGAGCAAGTGGGTGTCGGTTCTGCGTAGGTTTTACAAAGTGTTGGGCCCCTTTGTCGGCGACAGGGATGTCGGAGAGTGTGGGGACATCGAGGGTAACAGAGTTGGTTGGATTGCGAACAAGTTGCCCGGGTTGGACTCTGCTGGCTTCGCCGCGCTTGAGATTGGGAATGTTAGTTTTGTGAGGCCGAATGCGGTGGCTTTGCTCTGTGGGAATGGTGGTTGCTTGCGGTTTGAGGTGGAGAAGGTGATTGA from Glycine soja cultivar W05 chromosome 16, ASM419377v2, whole genome shotgun sequence harbors:
- the LOC114391160 gene encoding metallophosphoesterase 1-like isoform X2, encoding MAHLNVIMVTDLLLSQSGFANHYFREYYMSKFFRKSFEVLSPDLLLVLGDVSAGGSELTRSKWVSVLRRFYKVLGPFVGDRDVGECGDIEGNRVGWIANKLPGLDSAGFAALEIGNVSFVRPNAVALLCGNGGCLRFEVEKVIERESVGTRMNGSDEDVLYGLGPVVLLHLPLDQTRDEHYAGVGHFKRSSNSFMDELNVVPESREVIGGGLYKLHHTLPLNASEYILQALKPRIIFSTHRYAFSDHVHQD